The Bdellovibrio bacteriovorus W nucleotide sequence CCTATCGACATTGCCATTGCAGTTGTGTGGGTTATTTTTGCAGCGAACTTCTTCCTGACTATCAAAAAACGTCGTGAGAAACACATGTACGTTGCGATTTGGTTCTATATTGCAACGATCATCACTGTAGCGACTTTACACATTGTGAACTCTATTGAAATTCCAGTAGGAATGCTTCAATCCTACCCTGTCTATGCGGGTATACAAGATGCCCTTGTTCAGTGGTGGTATGGTCACAACGCGGTGGCGTTCTTCCTAACAACTCCATTCTTAGGTTTGATGTACTACTATGTGCCGAAAGCCGCTAATCGCCCTATTTATTCTTATAGACTTTCGATCATTCACTTTTGGTCCCTCGTCTTTATCTATATCTGGGCTGGTCCGCATCACTTGCTTTACACTTCTCTTCCTGCGTGGGCGCAAACATTAGGGATGATTTTCTCTATTATGCTTTTTGCTCCATCATGGGGTGGAATGATCAACGGTCTTTTAACTCTAAAAGGGTCTTGGCACCTTCTCAGAACAGAGCCGCTGATTAAATTCTTCGTAGCAGCTTTAACATTCTACGGTATGGCTACTTTTGAAGGCCCTTTGCTTTCCATCAAGTCTGTATCGGCTCTAGGTCACTACACTGATTGGATTGTGGGACACGTTCACAGTGGTGCACTTGGTTGGAATGGTTTTCTAACTTTTGGTATGATCTACTATCTAGTACCAAGACTTTGGAATACAGAGCTTTACTCTAAAAAACTTTTAGAAAACCATTTCTGGATCGGTCTAACTGGTATTCTGTTCTATTACATTTCTTTAGTGGTCGCAGGTATCACTCAAGGGATGATGTGGCTTGCTGTCGATGGCGAAGGAAACTTAATGTATCCTGACTTCATCGAAACAGTGGTGCGTATCGTGCCTCTCTATTGGGTGCGTGCTTTAGGTGGTGCTCTGTTCATCATCGGTTTCTTACTAATGTGTTACAACATTTATAAGACAATCAAATTGGCGCCGAAAAACGTTCCGCAGGTCCCTGTTTCAGTAAAACGTTTAGGTTTTGATGAAGTTACAGACCATCCTCACCGTAAACTTGAAGGTAAGGGTTTTGTATTCTCAGTACTTGCTTTCTTAGCAATCGTGGTGGGTTCAGTGATTGAGATCTACCCGACTCTTTCTCTGCATAAATACGTCAGTCCGGATAAAATTGTAGCGCCTTACACTCCGCTTGAACTTGCAGGCCGTGATATTTACGTCAAAGAAGGATGTTACACTTGTCACTCTCAACAGATTCGCCCGATCGCTGCGGAAGTTCTTCGCTATGGACCGGCTTCAACTATTGAAGAGTCTATGTGGGATCGACCTCACCAATGGGGTTCAAAACGCACAGGCCCAGATCTATCCCGTGTCGGCTTGAAGTATCCAAACCTATGGCACTTCAACCACATGATGGACCCACGCTCTGTAATTCCTCAAAGTATCATGCCGAACTATCCTTGGTTGGCTGATAAAGACACAGATTTCTTAGTTCTTAGACGTAAGCTTTCTGTGATGAAGCAACTAGGTGTGCCTTATGAGCAAGACGTTATCGCCAATGCCGACATCCATGCTCAGAAACAAGCCTTGGAAGTTGCTGCGGACTTAGAAGCAAACGGAGCTCCGAAGGGTCTATCAAAAAAACAAATCGTTGCTTTGATTGCCTACCTTCAAGCGTTAGGTCAGAAAGGACAAACTGAATGAAACAAGAAGGACTAAAGTTTTTTACGGATACGTACATGACTTCAATGGGCCTGATCATCTTCTTCGCGTTCTTCGTAGGTGTTCTGCTTTGGGTGTATCGTAAATCCAGCACAGAAACCTATGCACAGCTTGAAAAAATGCCTTTAGATGGAGATCTATAATGAGCGACGATAAAACAAACTTTGAAGAATACGACGGGATTATCGAACACGATAATCCCCTACCAACTTGGTGGCTGTGGAGCTTTCTAATCTCGATTATTTTCGCTTTCATCTATTTCATTCATTATGAATTAGGCGGTGGCGGACATAGTTTAGAAAAAGAGCTTGAAGTGGCCATGCAACAAATTGAAACCACTCGCCAGAAGGCGAACACTTCAGCTCCTTTAGAAACCGAAGAAAGCCTTGCTGCGGCCTTCGGTAAAGACGGTGTACTTGAATTGGGAGCGGCTCAGTACGCAAGTAAATGTGCCGCTTGCCACGGAAATGAACTTCAGGGACTGATTGGTCCAAACCTCGTAGACAACTACTGGGTGCATGGCAAAGGAACTCGTATGGACATCTTAAATGTCGTGCGTGAAGGGGTGGCTTCCAAAGGCATGCCTCCTTGGGGACCCGTCATGAAACGTGAAGAACTTTACGCCGTTACAGCATTTCTTTTTTCAAAAAAAGGAACTAAGGTAGAAGGCGGAAAAGCTGCGGAAGGAAATCTCGTAGAATGAAAACACTCGATCCAGGAAAACTAACAAGCGTCGATGCTCACGGAGATAGAATCACCATCATCCCTGCCGAAGTGAAGGGTTTCTTTCGCAAACACAGGACATGGACACAACTCGTTCTCCTAGCTATCTTCCTTGCAATTCCCTGGACTGAGATCAATGGTCATCAAACGATTCTTTTAGACATTCCGAACAGAGATTTTGCTCTGTTCGGGATGAGCTTCAAAGCCCATGATGTTCCTCTTCTATTTTTCGTACTTGCAATCTTAACGCTTGGACTGGCTTTTATAACTTCTATCTGGGGACGCGTTTGGTGTGGTTGGGCCTGCCCGCAGACAGTTTTCATTGATGCCGTCTATCGCCGTATCGAACAGTGGACCGAAGGTAACTATATCGAACGACGACGCCTCAAAAACGGCCCAATGAACGCTGAAAAAGTTCGTAAGTCAGGCCTAAAATGGGTTCTTTTCGTCATCACTTCTTCTCTGATAGCGCACAGTTTTGTCGCTTACTTCGTAGGTTCAAAATCTTTAATAAAGATGATGCAAGGACCCCCTTCAGAAAATCTTACTTACTTCATTATCGTTTCTTTTTTCACGGCTATTACTCTTTTTGACTTTGCTTGGTTCCGTGAACAGTTTTGTGTGATCATGTGCCCCTACGGGCGTATTCAATCTCTCTTACTCGATCAAAAATCTTTAGCTGTGGTTTATGACGTTAAACGCGGCGAACCTCGCCGTGGAGCTGTGCCGACTGGCCAACAACAAGGTGATTGTGTTAGTTGCAATCGCTGCGTTCAGGTTTGCCCAACGGGAATTGATATTCGCAACGGATTACAAATGGAGTGCATTGCGTGCACTGCTTGTATTGATGCTTGCGATGAAATTATGACGAAAACAAATAAACCAAAAGGTCTGATCAAATACGACACCCTTGATGGTTCTAAAATTAACTATAAGCGCCCTCGCTCGGTAATTTACTTTACCGCGATCATGCTTTTAATCGGTGGATTTGTTTACGCTCTTTCTACTCATGAACCGGTACACTTCACGATTCTGCGCAGTGCGGGCCTTCCCTACTCTATCAATCAAGATGCCGAGGGAAATGAAATTATCCTCAACCAATTTAAAATGCATATTCAGAATCAAGGTTCCCAGCACGCCTCCTATCAACTTTCTCTTCCGCAGGAACTCATAGATAAGGGCTATAACCTCACCGCTGGAGAAAACCCGCTACCATTACCAGTCGGTCAATCTCGAGAGTGGTTCTTCTTTATTCGTACGCCACGCTCTGAGTTTCAGACAGATAAAATTTCAATTCGCGTTTCAGTTAAAGATCTTTACGGAAAACCAAAGTCCTATGAACGCACAATTCAATTAGTAGGTCCTCGTCAATGACCTCATCCCTTATCCTCGCAGCTGGAATCATTTCCTCCAGCTTCTTCGGAAGCTGGCACTGTGCTGCGATGTGTGGGCCCATAGCAAGTTTGATGAGAGAAAAAAAGGACCTTTGGAAGTATCACCTCTCACGTGGTTTTTCATACACCTTGCTAGGGGCGCTTGCTGGCGGCGTTGGCTCCTCATTTTTAGGGAGTCACGTCGAAGCCCTTCGTCTATCCGCAACGGTTATTATGTGTTTTTTCTTGTTCGCCTATGGAGTGCAACTTCTGCGAAATAACACCAGTCCCCGTTTTTTAAATTGGCATCTTCCTTTGAAGCCCTTCTTTAAATCAGGTTCGCCTTGGGTGATTGGAGCGATGACAGCCCTCTTACCTTGTGGTTGGCTTTATACCTATGTTCTTGCTGCTGTCGCAACACAGAGTGCGTGGAGTGGAGCATTCGTGATGTCTTTGTTTTGGTTGGGAGGACTTCCTGCCCTCAATGCCCTTCCTGCTCTAGTTCGACGCATGGTCAATCAAGCGGGCCTAAGACATCAAAAAATCGCCGGCATTGTCTTAATTATTGCGAGCCTCTATTCGGGCTTTGCTTTTTTCTGGCATCACAACGTTCATTGATTCATTTCCATTCCTTTTAACGCCTGCACTTGCAA carries:
- a CDS encoding cytochrome c oxidase, cbb3-type, subunit I (COG3278 Cbb3-type cytochrome oxidase, subunit 1); the encoded protein is MKTQNDLIEKFFYDDEIVKKFLLATMIWGGAAFLFGLLAALQLVYWPLNANLEWITFGRLRPLHTNAAIFAFAGNAIFAGIYHSSQRLMKTRMASDVLSKIHFWGWQLIILSAAITLPLGYSQSKEYAELEWPIDIAIAVVWVIFAANFFLTIKKRREKHMYVAIWFYIATIITVATLHIVNSIEIPVGMLQSYPVYAGIQDALVQWWYGHNAVAFFLTTPFLGLMYYYVPKAANRPIYSYRLSIIHFWSLVFIYIWAGPHHLLYTSLPAWAQTLGMIFSIMLFAPSWGGMINGLLTLKGSWHLLRTEPLIKFFVAALTFYGMATFEGPLLSIKSVSALGHYTDWIVGHVHSGALGWNGFLTFGMIYYLVPRLWNTELYSKKLLENHFWIGLTGILFYYISLVVAGITQGMMWLAVDGEGNLMYPDFIETVVRIVPLYWVRALGGALFIIGFLLMCYNIYKTIKLAPKNVPQVPVSVKRLGFDEVTDHPHRKLEGKGFVFSVLAFLAIVVGSVIEIYPTLSLHKYVSPDKIVAPYTPLELAGRDIYVKEGCYTCHSQQIRPIAAEVLRYGPASTIEESMWDRPHQWGSKRTGPDLSRVGLKYPNLWHFNHMMDPRSVIPQSIMPNYPWLADKDTDFLVLRRKLSVMKQLGVPYEQDVIANADIHAQKQALEVAADLEANGAPKGLSKKQIVALIAYLQALGQKGQTE
- a CDS encoding cytochrome-c oxidase fixP chain (COG2010 Cytochrome c, mono- and diheme variants), encoding MSDDKTNFEEYDGIIEHDNPLPTWWLWSFLISIIFAFIYFIHYELGGGGHSLEKELEVAMQQIETTRQKANTSAPLETEESLAAAFGKDGVLELGAAQYASKCAACHGNELQGLIGPNLVDNYWVHGKGTRMDILNVVREGVASKGMPPWGPVMKREELYAVTAFLFSKKGTKVEGGKAAEGNLVE
- a CDS encoding iron-sulfur cluster-binding protein (COG0348 Polyferredoxin), which codes for MKTLDPGKLTSVDAHGDRITIIPAEVKGFFRKHRTWTQLVLLAIFLAIPWTEINGHQTILLDIPNRDFALFGMSFKAHDVPLLFFVLAILTLGLAFITSIWGRVWCGWACPQTVFIDAVYRRIEQWTEGNYIERRRLKNGPMNAEKVRKSGLKWVLFVITSSLIAHSFVAYFVGSKSLIKMMQGPPSENLTYFIIVSFFTAITLFDFAWFREQFCVIMCPYGRIQSLLLDQKSLAVVYDVKRGEPRRGAVPTGQQQGDCVSCNRCVQVCPTGIDIRNGLQMECIACTACIDACDEIMTKTNKPKGLIKYDTLDGSKINYKRPRSVIYFTAIMLLIGGFVYALSTHEPVHFTILRSAGLPYSINQDAEGNEIILNQFKMHIQNQGSQHASYQLSLPQELIDKGYNLTAGENPLPLPVGQSREWFFFIRTPRSEFQTDKISIRVSVKDLYGKPKSYERTIQLVGPRQ
- a CDS encoding hypothetical protein (COG2836 Uncharacterized conserved protein) — translated: MTSSLILAAGIISSSFFGSWHCAAMCGPIASLMREKKDLWKYHLSRGFSYTLLGALAGGVGSSFLGSHVEALRLSATVIMCFFLFAYGVQLLRNNTSPRFLNWHLPLKPFFKSGSPWVIGAMTALLPCGWLYTYVLAAVATQSAWSGAFVMSLFWLGGLPALNALPALVRRMVNQAGLRHQKIAGIVLIIASLYSGFAFFWHHNVH